Part of the Streptomyces sp. RFCAC02 genome is shown below.
TGGCTCGTGGTGTGCGGTGTTCATCTCGTCGCCGATCTCGTCATCGCAGTCCTGTGCCATCGCTATGCGGTACGCAGCGGGGACCGCGACCTCGCCTGGTCATTGAAGCTGTTCGCCATCGGCAGCGTCCTGGCCGTCGCCTACTGGGTCGGCTACCTCGTTCACCTCTTCGTTCGCATCCCCGATGCGCTTCCGTGGCTGGCGTTGCTCATCAACCTGCACGGCGTCTCCCGCGCCCTCACTCTCCTGGTTCCGCTCGCCACCGGAGCCACTGAACGCGTTCGGCAAGCGCGCGGCATCTGGCTTTTGTGGCCTCTGTGGCGGGACCTGGTCACCGCCGTTCCCGCCGTCGCTCTGGTCCCGCCCCAGCGCACACGGATGCGGCAGTTCCTCCGGTTCCGCACCTCCTTCGCGCTGCAGGAACACCGGCAGATCATCGAGGTCTACGACGCTGCCCTCGACCTGCAAGCCCACCTGGCTCCCGGCGCATACGACCGCGCGCTCGAACGTGCCGGGGAACTGGGCGTCCCCGCCGCCGACACGGCGGCCGCAGCTCTGGCCGGCGCCCTCGCGCAGGCCAGACGCGCGAAACTCGCTGGAGAGCCCGCTTCCAGCCCTCATCCGCTGCCCGGCCTGGACTCGGGAGACACGGCCTTGCTCCTGGCGTTGTCCCGCCACTGGCCGACCATGGCCCGATCCCTCCCGGACCCGGAGCCCATCGGCACTCTCGTTTGAGTCCCCCACGTCCCGTCCCACCCGGCGTACGCCGGAACCCGAAGGACACTCCGCATGACCACCGCTCTCATCACCGGAGGGACCTCCGGCATCGGCCTGGGTTTCGCCCACCGCTTCGCCGCCGACCACCACGACCTGGTCCTCGTCGCCCGCGACCAGCCGCGGCTCGAGCGCACCGCCGCAGAGCTCACGGATCGCCACGGCATCCGGGTGGACACCATCAACGCCGACCTCGCCACCACGGAGGGATGCGCCACCGTGGAGA
Proteins encoded:
- a CDS encoding MAB_1171c family putative transporter; translation: MTVAECAEHVGRWSVLLMWAALIVRARPALARPRQRALWLAILTAASATTLFQPEVIDWAVDITGDARTITLARNIVGILAAGLTLLFVVDCARPRRARMLIASVTTAAVLVLIGMDLAHGGYAGPSIPSHGGPVEPSAAYWLVVCGVHLVADLVIAVLCHRYAVRSGDRDLAWSLKLFAIGSVLAVAYWVGYLVHLFVRIPDALPWLALLINLHGVSRALTLLVPLATGATERVRQARGIWLLWPLWRDLVTAVPAVALVPPQRTRMRQFLRFRTSFALQEHRQIIEVYDAALDLQAHLAPGAYDRALERAGELGVPAADTAAAALAGALAQARRAKLAGEPASSPHPLPGLDSGDTALLLALSRHWPTMARSLPDPEPIGTLV